From a region of the Bradyrhizobium guangdongense genome:
- a CDS encoding type II toxin-antitoxin system HipA family toxin codes for MTEYYAQVALGEGLTRVGELRFTQTGPRQFSIFTYDPAWAKDPRAFALQPNMPFEGGPFHASAQSGNSREALAGVFSDAAPDSWGRRLLERAYGNGLSEFEYLTLSDDTCRQGALRFIDEHGKIITGKANEAVPRLLDLEAITAIARAYEQGKEISPADMQALAGAGGSGGARPKANVRDGDVLWLAKFTSVHDQHPIEQVEVATLNLARMCGIRIPEVRLELADTKFPVALVQRFDRRGRARIPYISARTALGKTGLELGSYTEIVDFMRTSAPDPQVDFEELYRRMVFTILVSNKDDHLKNHGFLYVGSGRWRLSPMFDVNPAPDRNPHLETAIMEGGTHDRSIKLALEACEFFEITDANARKIIRDTAQRVSDGWRETFRRAGVGRAQSRDYEAAFVHDQSDTALGL; via the coding sequence ATGACTGAATACTACGCCCAAGTAGCCCTTGGCGAAGGCTTAACGCGAGTCGGTGAACTACGCTTCACGCAGACCGGGCCTCGTCAATTTTCGATCTTCACCTATGACCCGGCCTGGGCGAAGGATCCGCGTGCTTTCGCATTGCAGCCGAACATGCCCTTTGAGGGCGGGCCGTTTCATGCGTCGGCGCAGTCTGGCAATTCGCGCGAGGCGCTTGCTGGCGTCTTCTCCGATGCTGCGCCCGACAGCTGGGGGCGCAGACTGCTTGAACGTGCCTATGGCAATGGCCTCTCTGAATTCGAATATCTCACACTGTCCGACGATACATGCCGGCAAGGTGCTCTGCGTTTCATCGATGAACATGGGAAGATCATTACCGGTAAGGCCAACGAAGCGGTACCGCGTCTTCTTGATCTAGAGGCGATCACGGCGATTGCCCGCGCCTACGAACAAGGCAAGGAGATTTCCCCTGCGGACATGCAAGCTCTTGCCGGAGCCGGCGGCTCGGGCGGGGCTCGGCCCAAAGCCAACGTTCGTGACGGCGACGTTCTCTGGCTTGCCAAGTTCACTTCCGTCCACGATCAGCACCCGATCGAACAGGTCGAGGTCGCGACGCTGAACCTTGCCAGGATGTGCGGCATCCGCATTCCAGAGGTCAGACTGGAACTCGCTGACACGAAATTTCCGGTCGCGCTGGTCCAGCGTTTCGATCGACGCGGCCGCGCCCGCATTCCCTACATCTCCGCCCGAACGGCGCTCGGGAAGACAGGCTTAGAGCTCGGTTCGTACACGGAGATTGTCGATTTCATGCGGACGTCAGCTCCGGATCCGCAAGTCGATTTTGAGGAGCTCTATCGGCGGATGGTCTTCACTATCCTTGTTTCGAACAAGGATGATCATCTGAAGAACCATGGCTTCCTGTACGTCGGTTCGGGACGGTGGCGTCTGTCGCCGATGTTCGATGTGAACCCGGCGCCCGATCGCAACCCGCATCTCGAGACGGCGATCATGGAAGGTGGCACGCACGACCGATCAATCAAGCTCGCCCTCGAGGCCTGCGAGTTTTTCGAAATCACCGACGCCAACGCGCGAAAGATCATCCGAGATACAGCTCAACGCGTGTCCGATGGATGGCGGGAAACTTTCCGACGGGCAGGGGTCGGCCGTGCCCAATCGCGCGACTACGAAGCCGCCTTCGTCCATGATCAGAGCGACACAGCGCTTGGTCTATAA
- a CDS encoding helix-turn-helix domain-containing protein — protein MSSPKSNAALERLGHDLRSARLRRRVAVADLAARAGTSPSTIARLEKGDPGVAVGTLADVLVSLGLIENLADLVDIRKDDLGLALTSERLPQRGRSYAARLRKQERQGDKDGKNEPDDVDPNGVAF, from the coding sequence ATGAGTTCGCCCAAATCCAATGCCGCGCTTGAACGTCTTGGTCACGACCTTCGATCGGCTCGCCTGCGCCGTCGTGTGGCTGTGGCCGACTTGGCTGCGCGCGCGGGTACGTCGCCTAGCACCATCGCACGCCTGGAAAAAGGCGATCCGGGAGTCGCCGTAGGCACGCTCGCGGACGTGCTCGTCTCTCTCGGGCTTATCGAGAATCTCGCCGATCTCGTCGATATACGGAAAGACGATCTGGGTTTGGCGTTGACGTCGGAGCGGTTGCCGCAGCGCGGTCGATCGTACGCTGCAAGGCTGCGCAAGCAGGAGAGGCAGGGCGACAAGGACGGGAAAAACGAACCGGACGATGTTGATCCGAACGGCGTGGCCTTCTGA
- a CDS encoding enoyl-CoA hydratase/isomerase family protein produces MSGTEDLFVGRADGVVRLRLNRPEVGNALNPGLIAALTREVEEARRSCARLMIVESSGRNFCTGFDLSRLQEETDDTLLARFVRIEYCLQAIKNAPFPTLAIARGRAIGAGADLFCACAIRWILPGSSFVFPGANFGLVLGTSRLAEIVGAATAAEWIMGGATVDAQSALESGLAMKQIGYEDIERAVSSETARACRLDSSTHQSIWMAAASARSVRGETGDGFDMLRLIASASQVGLKERIASYRTASQSIWPVTSP; encoded by the coding sequence GTGAGTGGGACGGAAGACCTTTTCGTCGGTCGCGCCGACGGTGTCGTGCGATTGCGCCTGAACCGACCGGAAGTAGGCAACGCCTTGAACCCAGGTTTGATCGCGGCCCTCACGCGCGAGGTAGAGGAGGCACGAAGATCGTGCGCCAGGCTTATGATCGTCGAGTCGAGTGGGCGCAACTTCTGCACTGGCTTTGATCTGTCGCGACTCCAGGAGGAAACAGACGATACGCTATTGGCAAGATTCGTCCGTATCGAATATTGTCTCCAGGCGATCAAGAATGCACCTTTCCCGACGTTGGCAATAGCCCGAGGGCGAGCGATCGGAGCCGGGGCCGACCTGTTCTGCGCCTGTGCCATCCGTTGGATCCTACCGGGGTCGTCGTTCGTCTTTCCGGGAGCGAATTTCGGCCTTGTCTTGGGTACCTCAAGGCTCGCCGAGATCGTCGGCGCCGCGACGGCCGCGGAATGGATCATGGGAGGGGCGACGGTCGATGCGCAATCCGCGCTGGAATCCGGCTTGGCTATGAAACAAATTGGCTACGAAGACATCGAAAGGGCAGTGTCTAGCGAGACCGCTCGCGCCTGTCGGCTAGATAGTTCGACGCATCAATCGATTTGGATGGCTGCAGCGAGTGCTCGCAGCGTTCGCGGAGAAACGGGTGACGGCTTCGACATGCTGAGGCTCATCGCGTCCGCTTCGCAGGTCGGCCTAAAGGAAAGAATAGCATCATACCGAACGGCAAGCCAATCGATCTGGCCCGTCACGTCACCTTGA
- a CDS encoding cysteine dioxygenase: MSQKLLAFVAEVTRCVENVQDEVIVVSRVRKAMSELVSTDDWLPETMALSDPKFYQQHLLYGDPLDRFSVVSFVWGPGQQTPVHDHSVWGVIGMLRGSEINQRYGRTAYGMDPIGGSERLEPGDVEIVSEAVGDIHQVRNAFDDRVSISIHCYGGNIGRIRRHVFKDLGETQEFVSGYSNALTPNLWAPAQ, from the coding sequence GTGAGCCAAAAGCTGCTTGCATTTGTGGCCGAGGTGACACGCTGTGTCGAAAACGTTCAGGACGAAGTCATAGTCGTTTCGCGCGTCAGGAAGGCGATGAGCGAGCTTGTGTCAACGGATGACTGGTTGCCTGAGACGATGGCGCTGTCCGATCCCAAATTCTATCAGCAACATCTGCTATATGGAGACCCTCTTGATCGCTTTTCGGTCGTGAGCTTCGTTTGGGGACCGGGCCAGCAGACGCCGGTCCATGACCATTCCGTGTGGGGTGTCATCGGCATGTTGCGAGGATCCGAGATCAACCAGAGGTACGGCCGGACGGCCTATGGGATGGACCCGATCGGTGGTTCCGAGCGACTGGAGCCAGGCGACGTGGAAATCGTGTCGGAAGCGGTTGGCGACATTCATCAAGTGCGAAATGCGTTCGATGACCGCGTGTCCATTAGTATCCACTGCTACGGTGGGAATATCGGGAGAATCCGACGTCATGTCTTCAAAGATCTCGGTGAGACCCAAGAGTTTGTCTCGGGTTATTCCAATGCTCTCACTCCCAACCTCTGGGCGCCAGCGCAGTGA